In Acropora muricata isolate sample 2 chromosome 13, ASM3666990v1, whole genome shotgun sequence, the DNA window cagacagtactgtttcggccttctgggcctcatcagtgcagtgctgatagctaggatgaaggtaagcctataagactacctcgagtgtcccacgcatgtggtacagctcagtcatgccacagtgctcaaaccagagaactagtgagcgtgcgcaattgctatcggcaatgactcatcccagtacagtgctcgatttggtttttacaccaaagagctatatctaactatatatatatacttcttaaACTTGAATATAATAAATTTAGAGAGCattcaactctgggaggagcagtgataataattaccaataataataattattattcaaactaagatagtacgcacACTCTCATTGGCAGAGAGACCAGAGAGATGTGCTttcatgagagtatgtaaacatggttgtgtgacgtaaagatacacaaGTTGGAAACAAGCCACATCGCCGACCAtcagattttcaaatgtaagttttgattggtcaattgagaaatgccattgtcaaattaatgttataggtgatacgttttgatcagtgaaatgaattttttttttagcttttgctGCATTGTAGTTGTTacaggaagttattttataaaagcaaaagaaaacattttccgtgtttgcatagcctgatataaacactcaagGTGTTGAGAAACTTCTTGACAGTTGTGCAAAACTTCAACTTTGTCTCGGGGTTTGCATAACGTACTGTCCctaattctcccaacccctctcgtgtttatatcaggtaatacagaaatgttttttattgctTAAACAGCCCTCTTTTAAAGAATTATTGAAGATTTAAGAGTAGAATGATATAAACCACAGATTAGGAAGGGGTAAATTAGTGAATAGTATAATATTATTGATGCAAGATGGTTTCCAGTTCAAATTGGCATCAAAAAAGAGTTTCAATTGGTAATCAGAATTTGTATCAAACAAAGAgacaaactgtcttctgttacTTAAATGAGATGCAAACCAGTCATTTGCACACGTCTTCTTATGCCATAATACTCCAGCTTGGTTAATAAAAATTATGGTCAACTGTATCAAATGCTTTACATAAATCTAAGAAGATGCTACAAGAGGAAGTGccattatcaataataattattgatctttgTATCTTATCGGTCAAGTGGAGAAGAGCAAGGGTGGTTGAATGCTTTGATCTAAAGACAAACTGATTATTGTgtaagacagaaaatttcaCTACACAGCTAGCAATTCTGTTacatataaaatttaatatggAAAGCAAGGTAATACTGGAGGGCTATAGTGTCACTGTAACATACATTTTCGAGTCTTCATGCAGGTAGTGCCTGAAGACACTTACCTCTGTCACTTCAAACAAGTTACACTTTGAAAATAACCAGTATCACAACTCCTTGCGGAAAACTTCATAAATAACCAATTCTCTGCTTCGCCTGGATACCCATCGTTGTTTTTTACTCTAAGGGAGTCGAAGCTTCGTTAACTCGAGCCAGCAAACTGCACACTACTCCACTCAAAATGACTCCCTTGTACTGCTATTCGTTACGGACGTGGTTTAAGTACTAAAACCCGTTTCAGGGaatcaaattcacaaaaacCGATTAGAACTTAGTGTCAAAAATATTTACACCTGAGAACACATCTTACAACTCGGTAGTCTGATGGTGATGACCACTGACCGGTTACTGTGAAATTCCGCGGTGCCTCACGCCCCGCATATGCCAAGCAACCTCTTGTCTACGTATGTGTCGCACGTgcttttctcttatttttttgCACGCTCCAGGCGTGCCTTTCACTTCTTTCCTCTGCACGTCCCACACGTGCGTACATTTCTTCTCTCTGTGTCCGTGTGCCCTGTTCGTGCGTTcacattagggaatttaagcaaGAAagcggcaacggcaacgacaacacgAGAAAACattgatctgattggttgaatgaagaaaaataatcatgctgcacgtgcggcacgcacttcagtagcattctttgacgtagtctactaAACAACAACgtcaaatttccaaatttaaggttttaacgacaacgtgaccACATAACAGTCAATCTCTCATTCTCCGTATTAAATTCTTCGGTGCTCTTACCGGTTcatttttagcgtaatttgacaacaatgcgagcaaaaagtaacaattgcaaaatagtctccatggtgcaatttttttttatgtgacgttttatctgccgcagccgtcgtggctgcttaacTTCCCTATTTTTCTTTCTGTACGCCGTCACTTGAAAAGCGACGTTTTTGTGGATGATTCTTGTGTTATATTCCGATGATGGGTTGAAGAGAAAACTCCGCTCTGAGATTTCTGATAAATTAACTGTACACTCCCCTTAGTTTGTTATTGCTTGTGACTGCTGTTTgtatttattgtttgttttcttttagcaGTTCATAGATTGAAGAGGGTTTTATTATGAAGCATATTTATCACGTTTAACCTTTTAAAGTTCaattcagcctctatttcaaggcgagtctacaTGCGAAGTCTGTTGTGAATATCAGTTTTCGTTCGTATtcttgaaattagaactaatttccataacaaaaattCAGCACCTAGACTCGCTTTGGAAAAGAGGTTAAGGAGAACTCGGAAATTTAACACTACGTCGCAAGTAGACTCAAACAACAACCATAAACCAACCTAGTGACCGCCGATCATGACTTTAACTCTAGCTCAAGAGATGTGTTTGCTGATTTCATTCAAGTTTTGTCCCATGAACATTCAAGTTTACTTGCAAATCACAACTTGATCTTAAAAGCTCAAAGAACCTGGTAAAAGTAATCATAGACcaagttttaatatttttctttgaaagggaGCAAAATATTTGTAATCAAAAACTCCATGCAATCAACGGCTAAAGGTGACTCAAGCGATCACACTAAATATTGGGTTTACCACTAAAATCAGTTAAAAGAAATAATCATTGGAGAGAGACGATAGACTATGTCTTATCCAGGAAAATGACTAATTAGCCTCGCTCATGAATCGAAACCGTTGATAGTTGTAGTAACAGCATTAGAAGTCGATATTCCAGCCTGGTTCCCAGACTCTCTTTCGACGTTCGCCCAAAACTCGATTTCTCGAGTTCTTCTTCGTCACGCGACACAATAAGCATGCATGATTGACTCCTGTCAATCTTAAATAGATCTTGTctacttgcttttcttcttcGAATATTGTAAATTTCCATCCAACCCATTCACCTTGCTCgaaattattttcgcaattGTGCACTTTCCCTTAACTTGCTCGAAAAATGTTCCTAACGCCAAATGAAATTCTTTAAGCACACATTTCATGGATACAACATCTTGCAGTGCTGCTCCGTTTTGCTCTTTTAACCGCTGAAGTGACATTATCCGCAATCTCTTTCATCTGTTTTGGTTCGTTAATGCAGACGATgaatttcaattccttgtctttgtttttgtttgctagcacattggccgtttttatgctagagacgttaaagttgtctaagacgttaaagccgttTCGAGACGATTTTAACGTCTGGTATAAAAACGGTAAAtacgacagatgcatttaacgctcgaaacgtcagctttctaaatctttcacggtggtaattcaacttttataaactcgtttgataaaaccaaattcaaacttttgttttgatctcccccaccgacgcagcaccacagtttctttagaaaatagaaatcgcatttaacgtctgacgacttAAACGTCTGCTTTTAAATGCGTCTCaaagacgcacttaacagatGACTTAAACGTCCCAGACGTtaaatccgtctagtataaaacCGGGACACCGTAAATGGGACGAATTTAGCCCTTATTCGTCCAGACACGACTGGTTTCTGGCACTGATATTGAGGCTAAGCTTCAATCAACACggcggccaagaagaactcaaaggagtctctgggaagagagtggagtgaactttgaacttaaGGAATTTGCATCGATTCCTGCGGACGATCGAAATGAATGATGAATTTCCattcacttttggagactctaAAAAGTTtgctaatgttcatattttttaAGCTATCGAGAAAGAACTCGATGCTCATGTGAtggagatctcgggtatggTATCTTCGGAAAAAAAACCCAgcctttttaaagaaaaatctcgttttcttctgtaaggtcgTCTCAGAagttaaattcgtcttgacgactttaacgtctctagtatagtatagtatagtatagtatagtatattattattccactattgcgtcattttaccatatttggtcaagagaacgcgcaaaatatgagacggtaatacaatgtagtgtcccggtttgaccggtttagaacaaatacggacggaacggcagttttcaatgaaagaaattgctttcatcgcgatacaaagcctgcaaatttagcctgtcatcgcttgtcgctcgtcatttcgtttatacaatcaaataaaggacattaattaatttggctggcttgctGAGGTgattacatcgttcgcaagcgccctgaaggacacatgatgcattttttgaaacactcttaccagataaaattgaatcaaaataacacctttctgtagcggaataataaatctcttattagatggtttaacatataatactcgcggacattttgctcattgctcgcatttttcctcgcccatgtggggctcggaaaaatactacgcaactcgcaaaatatccgcgcgtattatatgttaaaccatctaataagatgtatgtatagtatagtataaaaacggccattaagaaaaagagagaacCTCTCATTTTGTATAAGCGTCACAATGTGTCCCCTTGTGCCCAAGAACTTATTCGCAGATGTTCATTGGGGTTCTTgctattcttgggttgcactcacgtgatgaggcggacatgttggtgtacaaaacaatggcaaaatgtcgctcaagttttgcataataatagaaccAAATTCCGAAAAGACTTCTTTCaccattgttctgtacaccaacatggccgccgtgacgtcagatGCAAACCAAGAATAGACTACGAGAAACGGGACCTGTCATGTATGTCCAAAACCATTGCGTAACGAGATTCAGAATACTTTGTGTAGACGTCCCAAGGTGTGTCTTTAAACCCAAGAACTTCATTTGCTACTATTGGTTGGGGTTCTAGTTACAGACGACTTTCAttaaatgcatttttccgcgttttgaaaattagcgaaaaatattttctcgtcggtatgaactctttagggactctcaggagagtatattgggaatggttgtatgcaaattcatcctcttggtgttctctggaggcgactcactttATTGGGGCCGTGCGGTCTCCAGTGGCAATTATCGGgtatgttttgtggtccatTTGTTTTGCGCACGGGTGTTATATGACCTGGGAATTTAGACGAGAATGGCGGCATATTTGTCCTTCCATTGTAtctatgttaattagacctattGGTCTCACTTTGCTTTAAatattctttgaatttttttttttttttttttatggcagCAAGGTTAGAAAGTTTTTTTAGTATTGAAACACTAGAATATTAAAGAGGTCTACAGTAAGTGGTAGGGAGACACTATGTGACGTTTACACCATATAGCTGGACTCTCATTATGTCCCAGTATTGGACTGCCCTCTTCTTCTGGCGGCAGAGCTTGTATGAACTTATGCACCACTCGCTCACAGGTCAAGTCGCCCGAGAGTCATTTCGCCCGAAACTAGAGCTATTTTTACTTTATTActttattactttatttactTTATTACCCTTAGAAGTTCGTCGAATTACAATAGCGATTTTCTTCAATACGACTTGCATCACACCACAAGCCACAATGAGACACAAAACACAATGAAGGGTTCCAATCCTACAATACCGTGACGCCACGGGAACTGAATATTTTCCCTTGTATGATAAACGGAGGAAATAAATAGTTTGAGTTTGCGTAGCAAGAGCACAAACAGAACAAGAGACCACATGGAGCTGTCGAGACATCAAGAAAGAGAGATAGTTTAAAAGATCATTCACCATGATTTGAACTGTCAACAGTGATTAGTGTGGATAACACATAGTGCTTGTTGAAGTGGAAATGCGAATCTGCCTTTGTATGAAGCAACACCTGTAGGATGTCTACTAACGTAAGTAGTGAAGTACATGAGAAATAAATTTGGGAATAACCAACTGAAAAATTTTAGGAAGGTTAATACGTACTATTCAAATtttaagtaaaagaaaagaattagAGACTGTGGGCGAATATTCCATAAAGTAATCATGCTCGTTCCAATTGaccttccttttgttttatgTCACAAGATGTTTTTCGCTTCCTATGCCTCATTTCATTCTTTGTCTTAATCGCGATTCCTTTAAATTCCATCAGCGTCGGCAAATTGAATTCCATCTTCCCGTTGCTACAGCCATGTCTTCGTTTATAGCAGCTATTTTAAAAGCGACTGTTGGTTTGCTGGTGAATAAAGGGCGTAATGTAGCAGCGGAAAAACTTAAGGATGGTGACGTTACAAATGAACAACTTCGCAACTTAATTGTACGCGAACTCGACGACATTAAATCAAAGCTAGACGGAATAGCAAGGAAAGACTTGTTGACAAGCATCGGCTTTTTCAAGGAAGGGCTCGTCTACCTCTACAAAGTGAAACCCAACGAAGAAGACGGCAAAAAGACCCAACGAAGACAAGACAGAGCAGCGACGCCTTTGAAACAAGAGGTTGGATCATCTGAAGCGAGTGTCAAAACACTTTCCCTTGTTGAGGAAATGAGATCCTTGCAACTCCCAGACCGAGACAATTCGTCTGCAGGAGCACTCAATGACGCCAAGGACAGATTCAAACAAGCTCGAGAGAAACCCACAGAGGCCTTCTATAACGAAGCTTTAAGCACATCTGATCGCATCTTAGCGATGCAGTATCGCATAATGGCGACAACACTAGAGAAAGTAGATTGCGTTCCCGACGCACTAGCGGCTTGCAGATTGTGTCTTGAAGAGCTACATTCCATGCCAGCGATCATGAGAAGCCTTGATATTCATCTACAGCAAGGTTTTAAGTCTAGGTTTAACAAAGCCGAGCGTGTAGAAACAATTCGGTCTGTTTGTCGCATGAACCGAGTGATTTTCGACATCGCGGAGATCGTCGAAGAGGATACTGATATCTTTTCTTGGCCTTGCATTGATCGTGGTGAAGACAAAGTTGATCCACTGCGTGACGTCCGAGTTACTCAAACAATCGAAGAAGAAGACCTACAGTATTTTCTCTTAAAGACTTGGCCGTTTTTCCAGGAGGACGAAGAGACGATGAAAGTTAGGGACTGGCGTATTACTTTAAACTTGAAGGGGCAATTGATGATCGCGGTAACAGACGGAAAGTGTGTCCTCTTAAAACTGTTTGACCGTAATGGAAACCTCTTGCAGTCTCTTCAGCTTACGCTTCCGGTAACTGAGAGCAACGCGAAAGATTATCATTACTTTCGGCGAGTAATAGACATAGCTACAGACCGAGCGAACAACGTGTTCCTTTTGACTAATAGGCCCGATCTTAGCGGGTTTTTCAGGAATACCATATTAGTGTTTGATCAGCACGCGAATCTTCAACATGAGTTTGACACGTGCGGATACTCAATCGGTTACTGTATTGTAGTGAGTGATGACAGCAAGGTGTTTGTGTCAGCTAAAGTGGGGAAGGAGCTCGAGAGAGGCTGTGTGCTGGCATACAATATTAATGGAGTGCTTCGTAACCGCATTGAAAATGCGTCATTGGGGCCAGTAAGAGAAATGACATCTATCGACTCAGAAGGTGGAAGGATTGTGGTATTGGCTAGTGATTTAGATTCCTTCGCCTTCCCTTACGTTCAGTATCAGTTCAGTGACCAGGGAAACTTTCTCTCTCGGTATTACGTTTCTTCCAACGGTACTGACCGCATCCGTTTGCTCCACAAGACAGAAAATGTTGTCAAGCTGGACTTTTCTAAGGAAAAACTTTTGTTATACGACAAAGATGGAATGGTTGCGCGCGAAATTAAGCTTAAGTTATCAGCGTTGAATGATTTAGATGCTAATGAACCGAAATTCACTGTGACAACGCAAGGATTTGTCGCTATGCTGGCAACTGAAAAAGGAACAGGCAAGAGAATGATTGTCATTCTCTAATGTTGTCAAGTAGTAGAGGCCAAGAAAGAACTTAACTTACATCAACTGAAAATGACACTTTTTGCAATCTTTGCAACATAAAAGATTATTTTTACAACAGCAGCTTTTTCAGACCTCTACTTTTACTGATCCTATGACCTGCAGCTTGTATTGTTATCCTGATTGGTTgtattgtttgtgttgtgtcatctgttcttttgttctccAATCACAGACAGTGTCTCGAAAGGTTCAGTGCTTCTTGAGTAATCTTATAACATTTTCAGACCTCTATTTTTACTGGTCTCTATGACCTGTAGCTTGTATTGTTATCCTGATTGGCTgtattgtttgtgttgtgtCATCTGTTCTTTGTTATCCATCACAGACAGTGACTGGAAAAGTTCAGTGCCTCTTGAGCAACTAATCCTGTAGCTTTTCCAGGCCTCTATTTTTTCCAGTCACTATGACCTgcagcttctattgttatcagggTTATAGGAATTGTTTGGGTTACATCACCGCGTCAGGGGCCCTTTtcccgaaagtcccgaaaactttccgggtccgaaaagccattaacaAGCCATTGTAACACTCCGACCGGCTCactctgtaaagctggtcttttcatatcttGCAAAGGGGActacaaaaattgaaataaataataaagtttTGTGCCTCGAGACCTCTTCGTTATAaggatacaaagagaattaggTCACCCGAAATGTGCCCTAAAAGGtttcgagactttcgagaaacgggcctctgGCGAGGAACAGGACATGCCATGCATGTCCAATACAATGGCGTAACGAGATTCAGAACAATTTGtgtaggcgtcacaaggtgtctccTTAAACCCAAGAACTTCATTTGCTAGTGTTGGTTGGGGTTCCGGTTATAGACTACTTTCATTAATTGCGGCGTTATTTGTCATTCCCTTGCATCTATGTtgattagacctactggcctcacttagCTTCAAATATTGAATTTTTCTGATAGCAGCAAGGTTAGAGAGGCTTtttagcattgaaacaaaagaatattaaattcaACCGCCATAATGAAAGAGATCCACGGTAAGCTTTATGGAGACACGATGTGACGTTTACACAACACAGCTGGACTCTCATTACGTCCCAGTATTGGACTGCTCCCTTCTTCGGGCGGTAGAGCTTGTATGAACTTACGCATCAATCGCTAGCAGGTCAAGCCGCCCGAAAGTCATCTCGCCCGATGTTATGTCGCCCGAAACCAGAGCTGTATAGCCCGGAAATAATCGTCATATAGCCCGAAATTCCGACTCATACCGTTAAACCGAATCTTGTTGACTAAAAAAGATATTGCCAATACTTCTATTTTATCACCCTTAGAACTTTCTTGGATGACATTAGCGACTTTCTTCAATACGACTTGTATCACACCACAAGCCACAATGAAACACAAAACACGATGAACACTTTCAACTCTACAATGCCGTGACGCCAAGAACTGAATATTTTACCTTGTAATGAGAAGTTTCAATTCTACAATACCGTGACAACAGGAACTGAATGTTTTCCCTTGTATGAAAAACGGAGGAAATAAATAGTTTGAGTTTGCGTAGAAAGAGCACAAACAGATCAAGAGACCTAATGGAGCTGTCGGTACTTTTGACAGTTCAAATCATTTACCATGATTTGAAGTGTCAAAAGTCAATGGCATGGATAATATAAAGCACTTGTTGAAGTGGAAATGCAAATCTGCCTTTGTATGCAACACGGCCTGTATGATGTCTACTAAGGCAAGTAGTGAAGTAAATGGGAAATAAATTTGGGAATAACTAACTGAAATATATCGGGAAAGTCAAAACGCACTATTCAAATCTTAAATCACAAAAAGGATTAGTGAGTGTTATCAGACACTCCATAAAATATTCGTGCTCGTTCCAATTGACCttccttttattttatgaaACGAAATGTTTTTTGCTGCCTATGCTTCATTTCATTCTTTGTCTTAATCACCACTCCTTAGAATTCCATCAGCGTCGGCAAATTGAATTCTTCCCGTTGCTACAGCCATGTCTTCGTTTATAGCAGCTATTTTAAAAGCGACTGTTGGTTTGCTGGTGAATAAAGGGCGTAATGTTGCCGCAGAAAAACTTAAGGAAGGTGACGTTACAAATGAACAACTTCGCAACTTAATTGTAAGCGAACTCGACGATGTTCAATCAAAGCTAGAAGGAATAGCAAGGAAAGACTTGTTGACAAGCATCGGCTTTTTCAAGGAAGGGCTCGTCTACCTCTACAAAGTCAAACCCAACGAAAGAGACGGCAAAAAGACGAAACATGGAGAGGACAGAGCGGCGACGCCTTTGAAACAAGATGTTAGATCATCTGAATCGAGTGTCAAAACAGTTTCCCTTGCTGAGGAAATGAGATCCTTCCAACTGACACACCTAGACAATTCGTCTGGAAGAGCACTCAATGACGCCAAGGACAGATTCAAACAAGCTCGAGAGAAAGCCACACAGGCCTTCTGTAACGAAAGTTTACGCACATCTGATCGCATCTTAGCCATGCAGTATCGCATAATGG includes these proteins:
- the LOC136896631 gene encoding uncharacterized protein; its protein translation is MPHFILCLNRDSFKFHQRRQIEFHLPVATAMSSFIAAILKATVGLLVNKGRNVAAEKLKDGDVTNEQLRNLIVRELDDIKSKLDGIARKDLLTSIGFFKEGLVYLYKVKPNEEDGKKTQRRQDRAATPLKQEVGSSEASVKTLSLVEEMRSLQLPDRDNSSAGALNDAKDRFKQAREKPTEAFYNEALSTSDRILAMQYRIMATTLEKVDCVPDALAACRLCLEELHSMPAIMRSLDIHLQQGFKSRFNKAERVETIRSVCRMNRVIFDIAEIVEEDTDIFSWPCIDRGEDKVDPLRDVRVTQTIEEEDLQYFLLKTWPFFQEDEETMKVRDWRITLNLKGQLMIAVTDGKCVLLKLFDRNGNLLQSLQLTLPVTESNAKDYHYFRRVIDIATDRANNVFLLTNRPDLSGFFRNTILVFDQHANLQHEFDTCGYSIGYCIVVSDDSKVFVSAKVGKELERGCVLAYNINGVLRNRIENASLGPVREMTSIDSEGGRIVVLASDLDSFAFPYVQYQFSDQGNFLSRYYVSSNGTDRIRLLHKTENVVKLDFSKEKLLLYDKDGMVAREIKLKLSALNDLDANEPKFTVTTQGFVAMLATEKGTGKRMIVIL